In a genomic window of Sinorhizobium meliloti:
- a CDS encoding class I SAM-dependent methyltransferase: MKCAQAVETETIASDLRSECPICGGRELLPSITFEALPVLCNALHPSAASARTAETGRFCLVFCRRCTHFFNAAFEEQRIGYTQSYENSLHFSPRFVAFVEALAERLSNSYALAGKTVIDVGCGKGDFLKRLCTLSGATGIGFDKSFEEDRGALVPKVSFVSDWFDDRYADLRPDLVSCRHVIEHIADPIAFLRALRAHPGIAPETIFYFEVPNVLYTLRDLGIWDLIYEHVSYFTAHSLRVAVEAAGYDVLNAGSSFGDQYLFVEARPGRVRPLAEAAESEEFALLVRKFEGMHRDKVTHWQNFLYKHNLSRVVVWGAGSKGITFVNVVPPAAGIGALVDVNTYKQGRFAPGTGTPVLSPESLRGCMVEAVIIMNPLYRHEIAGIAKAIGLAPEIVVA, translated from the coding sequence ATGAAGTGCGCGCAGGCAGTTGAAACAGAGACGATCGCGTCAGACCTTCGCAGCGAATGTCCAATTTGCGGTGGGCGAGAGCTACTGCCTTCGATCACGTTCGAGGCGTTGCCCGTGCTTTGCAACGCTCTCCATCCGAGCGCGGCTTCGGCACGGACAGCAGAAACCGGCCGATTTTGCCTCGTCTTCTGTCGACGCTGCACGCATTTCTTCAATGCCGCCTTCGAGGAACAGCGGATCGGCTACACCCAGAGCTATGAGAACTCTCTGCATTTTTCTCCTCGATTCGTAGCCTTCGTCGAGGCTCTGGCGGAGCGATTGAGCAATAGCTATGCACTCGCTGGCAAGACCGTCATCGATGTCGGTTGCGGGAAAGGAGATTTTTTGAAGCGTCTTTGCACGCTCAGCGGCGCCACGGGCATCGGCTTCGACAAGAGCTTTGAGGAAGACCGTGGCGCGCTCGTTCCCAAGGTAAGTTTTGTCAGTGATTGGTTCGACGACCGCTATGCGGATTTGCGGCCGGACCTCGTGTCCTGTCGTCACGTCATAGAGCACATCGCTGACCCGATCGCCTTCTTGCGAGCACTGCGCGCCCACCCCGGCATCGCGCCCGAAACCATCTTCTATTTCGAGGTCCCTAATGTCCTTTACACCCTGCGCGACTTGGGCATCTGGGATCTCATCTACGAACACGTGTCCTACTTCACCGCGCACTCACTGCGAGTCGCCGTTGAAGCGGCGGGATACGACGTACTGAACGCTGGAAGCTCGTTTGGCGACCAGTATCTGTTCGTTGAAGCGCGCCCCGGTAGAGTGCGCCCGCTTGCGGAAGCGGCAGAGTCCGAGGAGTTTGCGCTATTGGTCCGCAAATTCGAGGGAATGCATCGCGACAAGGTCACGCATTGGCAGAACTTTCTCTATAAACACAACCTAAGTAGGGTGGTTGTCTGGGGAGCCGGTTCAAAGGGCATCACCTTCGTGAATGTGGTCCCGCCGGCAGCGGGGATCGGTGCGCTTGTCGACGTCAACACGTACAAGCAAGGGCGATTCGCACCGGGGACCGGCACGCCGGTTCTCTCGCCCGAGTCCTTGCGGGGCTGTATGGTCGAGGCGGTCATCATCATGAATCCGCTTTACCGCCATGAGATTGCAGGAATTGCGAAAGCGATCGGTCTTGCGCCGGAAATCGTCGTCGCTTGA
- a CDS encoding DNA-binding protein, which translates to MTESVAIDAGPRDDRSELLVADAFSDDRAAGTVIGTQTINGVIRGGCDSERQIAIDHGTLRFQPLVKPGWARQGIAYGPFRRASGLVMAVSVTNGHNTSQGTTIGEHILRRIHRWALGPNADPWPNRLVSWACGPRKKGTLRRFLWWAHSTRTTYKLPDFNENLAIGWFTSEAPRDPLSDGCGFIVHAAKGENGELWTRVGTRCLSAFRGLKNLRIYYFVALRERGAIYYAAAMEGAHGLAAFPMMRPIAIDPFNDDETLYAGVHQCVLGQIGFRVDTRINGIRVHKVPDLTSRFGTAHVGDPMTRDPVASGIAERSGSWRVLRGNVDCTETGAVGGDGAALATSDPGVPSGLIHAIAATGDTPGACGLAWRVQDGDNFWLFKVSAEGSALIRVEQGAEVILVSDARPSLAPHTLHSLQILDGYGQIGCYLDGDRLFGIDDQPLEEATGTGIWFDGAGGVEMRGFEAHPREVPIPAFVLFDAPWLRLGQRPEIVDDFAGPLGDLAGRAPRIGRGTWGKTFGAGLIDITGNGAARVRGTVEKPHPNRTLYTLPWDQVGFADLDVTITPPGEERGQAHCCRTGLVFWQDRDNYLTFTVYLDDDYHGSSVALFTKRHGFEELYDAVWTMVWTKIDWGKPFRLRIPFDGERFVVFVDDEPVMQRALTDLYPDDPPLRILRVGLAVNWEWGNDTGSILQSFIARR; encoded by the coding sequence ATGACTGAATCGGTCGCAATCGATGCGGGGCCGCGAGATGATCGTAGCGAGTTGCTGGTCGCGGATGCCTTTTCCGACGATCGCGCCGCCGGCACGGTCATAGGAACCCAAACCATCAACGGGGTGATTAGGGGCGGCTGTGATAGTGAACGGCAGATCGCTATCGACCATGGAACGCTCCGGTTTCAACCGCTCGTGAAACCTGGTTGGGCACGCCAGGGGATCGCCTATGGCCCCTTCCGCCGTGCGAGCGGGCTCGTCATGGCTGTCTCCGTAACGAACGGGCACAATACGTCACAGGGCACAACCATCGGAGAGCACATCCTCAGGCGAATTCATCGCTGGGCGTTAGGCCCTAATGCTGACCCTTGGCCGAACCGGCTCGTTTCCTGGGCGTGTGGTCCGCGCAAAAAAGGGACGCTCAGGCGCTTCCTCTGGTGGGCGCACAGCACAAGGACGACCTACAAGCTTCCTGATTTCAACGAGAATCTCGCGATAGGCTGGTTTACGAGCGAAGCACCCCGCGACCCGCTTTCTGACGGTTGCGGCTTCATCGTGCATGCAGCGAAAGGGGAAAACGGAGAATTGTGGACGCGGGTCGGGACGCGCTGTCTCAGTGCATTTCGCGGCCTGAAGAACTTGCGGATCTACTATTTCGTCGCTTTGCGTGAGCGCGGAGCAATCTACTATGCCGCTGCCATGGAGGGGGCGCATGGGCTCGCTGCCTTCCCGATGATGCGGCCGATCGCCATCGATCCCTTCAATGACGACGAGACTCTCTACGCCGGCGTACATCAATGCGTACTCGGCCAGATTGGATTTCGCGTCGATACGCGCATTAATGGCATCAGAGTGCACAAAGTGCCGGATCTAACGTCTCGCTTTGGGACAGCTCATGTCGGTGACCCGATGACGAGAGACCCCGTTGCCAGCGGTATTGCCGAGCGGAGTGGTTCTTGGCGTGTTTTGCGCGGCAATGTCGATTGCACGGAAACGGGGGCCGTAGGAGGTGATGGTGCCGCCCTGGCAACGTCCGACCCTGGCGTTCCGTCGGGGCTCATTCATGCGATCGCCGCAACAGGCGATACTCCGGGCGCTTGCGGCCTTGCGTGGCGCGTACAGGATGGCGACAATTTCTGGCTCTTCAAGGTATCGGCCGAGGGGAGTGCGCTCATCCGAGTAGAGCAGGGGGCAGAAGTCATCCTTGTCAGCGACGCGCGCCCAAGCCTAGCGCCACACACCCTTCATTCGTTGCAGATTCTCGACGGATATGGGCAAATCGGTTGTTACCTGGATGGCGATCGCCTTTTCGGCATCGACGATCAACCGCTTGAAGAAGCTACCGGCACCGGCATATGGTTTGACGGCGCTGGTGGCGTGGAGATGCGCGGTTTCGAGGCGCATCCACGCGAGGTGCCCATACCGGCCTTTGTGCTCTTCGACGCGCCTTGGCTGCGGCTTGGCCAACGGCCCGAAATCGTCGATGACTTCGCTGGGCCGTTGGGGGATCTTGCGGGACGCGCGCCGAGGATCGGCAGAGGAACCTGGGGGAAAACCTTCGGTGCCGGCTTGATCGACATCACCGGTAACGGGGCGGCGCGCGTGCGGGGAACCGTTGAAAAGCCCCATCCGAACAGAACATTGTACACGCTGCCGTGGGATCAGGTTGGCTTCGCCGATTTGGATGTCACTATTACGCCGCCCGGGGAAGAGCGCGGACAGGCGCATTGTTGCCGCACAGGGCTCGTATTCTGGCAGGACCGGGACAATTACCTCACGTTCACGGTTTATCTGGACGATGATTACCATGGTTCCTCGGTTGCGCTGTTTACCAAGCGTCACGGTTTTGAAGAGCTCTATGACGCGGTGTGGACAATGGTGTGGACCAAGATCGACTGGGGCAAGCCCTTCCGCCTCCGGATTCCCTTCGATGGAGAGCGCTTTGTGGTCTTTGTCGATGACGAACCTGTGATGCAACGGGCTCTGACTGATTTGTATCCCGACGATCCGCCGTTGCGAATTTTGCGCGTGGGCCTGGCGGTTAATTGGGAGTGGGGAAATGATACCGGATCGATCCTTCAGTCGTTTATCGCACGCCGGTGA